One genomic window of Roseinatronobacter monicus includes the following:
- a CDS encoding helix-turn-helix transcriptional regulator: MNRVTIAEIETGRKQGSITTLRALSDALGVSLDDLPRTVGQKRPVEPFN; the protein is encoded by the coding sequence GTGAACCGTGTGACAATTGCCGAAATTGAGACCGGTAGAAAGCAGGGCTCTATCACGACCCTGCGCGCGCTGTCCGATGCGCTCGGCGTGAGCCTGGATGATCTTCCGCGTACGGTCGGCCAAAAGAGACCTGTCGAGCCGTTCAATTAG
- the scpB gene encoding SMC-Scp complex subunit ScpB: MAKKRAPDFDRDLSDLPPELRWREWMKRIEAVLFASAAPVAREDLARVVGQGASVDLLIEDLRADVETRPYEIAKCGNGWLLRTRAAYGPAIRAAADATEQALNLSDHDVAVLAAIAYHQPISRDGLKDIFGKDISRDLIGRLSERDLIAPGPREPRRGAPYTFVTTDAFLAAFDLTSLADLPDPEQLQDAGLAQAPLDPLDQGDDAALSE; encoded by the coding sequence ATGGCAAAAAAGCGCGCGCCCGATTTTGACCGCGACTTGTCTGATCTGCCGCCAGAGCTGCGCTGGCGGGAATGGATGAAGCGCATCGAGGCGGTGCTCTTTGCAAGCGCTGCGCCGGTCGCGCGCGAAGATCTGGCCCGCGTGGTGGGGCAGGGAGCCTCAGTCGATCTGCTGATCGAGGATTTGAGGGCTGACGTGGAAACCCGCCCCTATGAAATTGCCAAATGTGGCAACGGGTGGCTTTTGCGCACGCGCGCGGCTTATGGCCCCGCCATCCGCGCGGCAGCTGATGCTACAGAGCAGGCCTTGAATCTAAGCGACCATGATGTGGCTGTTCTGGCCGCAATCGCCTATCACCAGCCCATCAGCCGCGACGGGCTGAAAGATATCTTTGGCAAGGACATCAGCCGCGATCTGATCGGGCGGCTGTCCGAGCGTGACCTGATCGCGCCGGGACCTCGCGAACCCCGCCGCGGGGCGCCCTATACATTCGTGACCACAGACGCGTTTCTGGCCGCGTTTGATCTGACCTCGCTCGCCGATCTGCCGGACCCGGAGCAATTACAGGATGCTGGTCTGGCACAAGCACCTTTGGATCCATTAGATCAGGGGGATGACGCTGCGCTGTCAGAATAA
- a CDS encoding DUF1403 family protein, whose amino-acid sequence MTRALQSDPDLWPRRLPDWLARAPSDAPESAGLYAGAALALLDVARSNPSLPQAAWRARLSLTAAAHTVSLSGRPEREAALRDILCLLRPGEQPGPAGDIALAWHRASARPVSEASLQRVFPGLGAPQLALWRKAAAGDPVAQAAHIIEAVLTDAPRDHLPALILADAALARALGWTHLIALLGAHLPRRDLTLRGDDLRLACYKALLRATGDALSLATDLTRRAAQLHAVAPKLRSKQADRGVDMVLSRDAIAPSALTVLMSDRAARRFCDRLVDLGALRELTGRDAFRLYGL is encoded by the coding sequence ATGACACGCGCCCTGCAATCCGACCCCGACCTCTGGCCCCGCCGCTTGCCGGACTGGCTGGCGCGCGCCCCAAGTGACGCCCCTGAAAGCGCGGGGCTTTACGCCGGCGCGGCGCTGGCTTTGCTGGATGTCGCAAGGTCTAACCCGTCCCTGCCACAGGCCGCGTGGCGGGCGCGGCTCTCGCTGACGGCTGCAGCGCATACAGTATCGCTCTCTGGCCGCCCTGAACGCGAAGCGGCGCTGCGCGATATCCTGTGCCTGTTGCGGCCCGGGGAACAGCCCGGGCCTGCAGGCGACATTGCACTGGCCTGGCACCGCGCGAGCGCGCGCCCTGTGTCCGAGGCCAGTTTGCAGCGCGTCTTTCCAGGTTTGGGCGCACCGCAGCTCGCGCTTTGGCGCAAGGCTGCGGCCGGCGATCCGGTGGCGCAGGCGGCCCATATAATCGAGGCGGTTTTGACCGATGCCCCGCGCGATCATCTGCCCGCGTTGATTTTGGCCGATGCCGCACTGGCGCGCGCCCTGGGCTGGACGCATCTGATCGCGCTCTTGGGGGCGCATCTGCCACGCCGCGATCTGACATTGCGCGGTGATGATCTGCGTCTGGCCTGTTACAAAGCTTTGCTGCGCGCGACCGGTGATGCGCTGTCTCTCGCCACCGATCTGACGCGCCGCGCCGCGCAGTTGCATGCGGTGGCCCCCAAGCTGCGGAGCAAACAGGCGGACAGGGGGGTTGATATGGTCTTGAGCCGCGATGCCATTGCCCCGTCGGCGCTGACCGTGCTGATGTCGGATCGTGCGGCACGGCGGTTTTGCGACCGGCTGGTGGATTTGGGCGCTCTGCGCGAATTGACCGGGCGGGACGCTTTCCGGCTCTACGGGTTGTGA
- a CDS encoding CcdB family protein, translated as MAQFDLYRLTCGQLVVDLQTDLIGIEASRIVAPLRDAGQYAAFPGLTPYVEVDGATWIVRVQELAAVPGGELRQAIGSLAHHRDALKRALDILIDGV; from the coding sequence ATGGCGCAATTTGATCTTTATCGTCTGACATGTGGGCAGCTTGTGGTGGACCTGCAAACCGACCTGATCGGCATCGAGGCATCCCGCATCGTCGCCCCTTTGCGCGACGCGGGGCAATATGCGGCCTTTCCGGGCCTGACGCCGTATGTCGAGGTGGACGGGGCGACATGGATCGTCCGGGTCCAGGAACTGGCCGCGGTTCCCGGGGGAGAGTTGCGACAGGCTATCGGATCCTTGGCCCACCATCGCGACGCGTTGAAGCGTGCCCTGGATATTCTTATCGACGGGGTTTGA
- a CDS encoding type II toxin-antitoxin system CcdA family antitoxin: protein MGRVKVNLTLNADVAETARALGLNMSRLAEAAIVEAAKVERNRRWRQENSAAITAYAEEIEKEGLALSRFRSF from the coding sequence ATGGGACGCGTAAAGGTTAATCTGACGCTGAATGCTGATGTCGCGGAAACGGCGCGCGCGCTTGGCCTCAACATGTCGCGCCTTGCCGAAGCGGCGATTGTCGAGGCCGCGAAGGTCGAACGGAACCGGCGCTGGCGTCAGGAGAACAGCGCAGCGATCACCGCCTATGCTGAGGAAATCGAGAAAGAGGGCCTGGCGCTGTCCCGGTTCAGAAGCTTCTAA
- a CDS encoding tyrosine-type recombinase/integrase, with the protein MTKEYISRVSPEQDETSGIDLPAHVAGSGVLDRLVDTARDYASAAASDNTLKAYAKDWAHFARWCRMRGADPLPPSPELVGLYIADLAAPQGHGPTKPPALSVASIERRLSGLGWGYAQRGLQLDRKDRHIATVLAGIRRKHARPPVQKEAILADDIRAMVATLPHDLRGLRDRAILLIGFAGGLRRSEIVSLDRHKDDTLDSGGWIDILDGGALVTLRGKTGWREVEIGRGSSDQTCPVHALEQWLHYGRISFGPIFTGVTRDGKRARETRLNDKHIARLIKACVLDAGLRPDLPDAERVKLYSGHSLRAGLASSAEVDERYVQKQLGHASAEMTRRYQRRRDRFRVNLTKAAGL; encoded by the coding sequence ATGACTAAGGAGTATATATCACGCGTATCGCCGGAGCAAGACGAGACGAGCGGCATCGACCTGCCCGCGCATGTTGCGGGCTCTGGCGTGCTTGATCGCCTTGTGGATACTGCGCGGGACTATGCAAGCGCTGCGGCGTCCGACAATACGCTGAAAGCCTATGCCAAGGATTGGGCGCATTTCGCGCGCTGGTGCCGGATGCGCGGCGCGGACCCCCTGCCCCCGTCGCCGGAACTTGTGGGCCTCTATATCGCTGATCTGGCCGCACCACAGGGCCACGGTCCAACCAAGCCCCCTGCCCTATCGGTTGCCTCCATCGAGCGCCGTTTGTCTGGCTTGGGTTGGGGCTATGCGCAGCGCGGGCTACAGCTTGATCGCAAGGATCGCCATATCGCCACTGTGCTGGCCGGTATTCGGCGCAAACATGCGCGCCCACCCGTGCAGAAAGAGGCTATTCTGGCCGATGACATTCGCGCCATGGTCGCCACCCTGCCCCATGACCTGCGCGGCCTGCGCGATCGGGCCATCCTGCTGATCGGCTTTGCGGGCGGGTTGCGACGATCAGAGATCGTCAGCCTGGACCGGCACAAGGATGACACGCTTGATAGCGGCGGCTGGATCGACATCCTTGACGGCGGCGCGCTGGTCACCCTGCGCGGCAAGACCGGCTGGCGCGAGGTCGAGATCGGGCGCGGCAGCAGCGACCAGACCTGCCCTGTGCATGCGCTCGAGCAATGGCTGCATTACGGGCGGATCAGTTTTGGGCCTATATTCACGGGCGTCACCCGCGATGGCAAACGCGCGCGCGAGACTCGTCTGAATGACAAGCATATCGCGCGGCTGATCAAGGCCTGCGTGCTGGATGCAGGTCTGCGCCCCGATCTGCCCGATGCGGAGCGCGTGAAGCTCTATTCCGGCCATTCTTTGCGCGCGGGTCTGGCCAGCAGTGCCGAGGTGGATGAGCGCTATGTGCAGAAACAACTGGGCCATGCCAGCGCCGAGATGACCCGCCGCTATCAGCGCAGGCGTGACAGGTTCCGCGTCAATCTCACCAAAGCGGCGGGGTTGTGA
- the brnA gene encoding type II toxin-antitoxin system BrnA family antitoxin, producing MKATEFDERFDAGEDMSAHVDWTKARRLNVEAKRVNVDFPAWVVTGLDRQAQKLGITRQALIKMWIAERLQ from the coding sequence ATGAAAGCGACTGAGTTTGACGAACGGTTCGATGCGGGTGAGGACATGTCCGCCCATGTCGATTGGACAAAGGCGCGGCGCCTTAATGTTGAAGCCAAGCGCGTGAACGTGGATTTCCCGGCTTGGGTTGTCACTGGTCTGGATCGTCAGGCCCAAAAACTCGGTATTACCCGTCAGGCGCTGATCAAGATGTGGATCGCAGAGCGGCTACAGTGA
- a CDS encoding BrnT family toxin has protein sequence MKFEYDPDKSAANRAKHGIDFDEAQSLWDDPYLIEAPANVMDEPRFLAVGMIGGRHWTAVYTYRNDRVRIISVRRARRQEIDHYESD, from the coding sequence ATGAAGTTCGAGTATGATCCCGACAAGAGTGCCGCGAACCGTGCAAAGCACGGGATCGACTTTGATGAGGCCCAGTCTCTCTGGGATGATCCTTATCTGATCGAGGCGCCGGCCAATGTCATGGATGAGCCGCGCTTTCTTGCGGTTGGCATGATCGGAGGCAGGCACTGGACGGCTGTCTACACATACCGGAATGACCGCGTGCGGATCATATCAGTGCGCCGCGCCCGCAGACAGGAGATTGACCATTATGAAAGCGACTGA
- a CDS encoding UPF0149 family protein, whose product MLPHKIQTLLGELPRNLEAHGARTAFKRVAQALMSQPDLAVNVVEVIGQFNAPKDEEERVTVLLSSTLDEARMTRENGKTAGTTFINHLENALLTLKDKGTLSDSGRFALASCWIRAGLVAPEALAGDFAIPDDMQDDFDLSDMPDLGPIIDKMLREVSGGDTDSLSALHAGFSELIATLPAPIRKAVTHKVVARPKPILGELGCALLLDGRHEIRQGALDGLNERLDADAVPSELIGRLTVIRSWVEDDETQSGIDAIVRKALRKGAVPAPTKKEPKIHRAFSSLIDGTGAQSITVAFQIGGMRNVAVVLIKQGFGIKDAYVIPCQSATEQRRLIDMIASQVETRDVPVSYVANAIGLGLSDGLQNGHPPAAGLVNVVQSLGFSELRPVPASIADIVALADTEDQLREMSAQAKGRLITASADWDSQFPMISESWYEDSDSVTDAIEGAKTSVALKRAIWKAFEDRRAHWSSVIARMGHLLHASADDRAIQFAAVARALDEGRDLKKTPIMETIFGYSFQVWLHENVIGDGSQDSNEFAPFEITSGPAPAGLKMPDLQPEKPDELGKLLKPAGLTEWWVDGYLMGVCTAPEFVPPGSWAQVLMNVIGPEIDNDKKLERILELLMLRYNGALTMLRTPIGVSLIPEHEPLISIWADGYLTAWEGNKVYWPESRLGGQDKTSRILLESAAAWQGDIDSFRKHIPNWLRQRFAAQKGIL is encoded by the coding sequence ATGCTGCCACATAAAATTCAGACCCTGTTGGGTGAGTTGCCACGAAACCTTGAGGCACATGGCGCGCGGACAGCATTCAAGCGCGTCGCTCAAGCCTTGATGTCGCAGCCAGATTTGGCGGTGAATGTTGTTGAGGTTATAGGCCAGTTTAACGCTCCAAAAGACGAAGAAGAGCGGGTGACCGTGCTTTTGTCTTCAACGCTGGATGAAGCCCGCATGACGCGAGAAAATGGCAAGACGGCGGGAACTACCTTCATCAACCACCTCGAAAATGCGCTTTTGACTCTTAAGGATAAGGGTACTTTGAGCGATTCGGGACGTTTCGCACTCGCATCCTGCTGGATAAGAGCAGGGTTAGTGGCACCAGAGGCCTTGGCAGGGGACTTTGCCATCCCCGACGATATGCAGGATGATTTTGATCTTTCGGACATGCCAGACCTTGGCCCGATCATCGACAAAATGCTTAGGGAGGTGTCGGGAGGCGATACGGATAGTCTTTCTGCGCTTCATGCAGGTTTTTCCGAACTGATAGCCACCTTGCCCGCGCCCATTAGAAAGGCAGTCACCCACAAGGTTGTAGCGCGGCCAAAACCGATTTTGGGCGAACTCGGGTGCGCCTTATTGCTCGATGGCCGACACGAGATCCGGCAAGGCGCGCTGGACGGACTGAATGAGCGGCTTGATGCCGATGCAGTGCCGTCGGAACTCATCGGACGACTCACCGTTATCCGCAGTTGGGTTGAAGACGACGAAACACAATCCGGAATAGATGCGATTGTCCGGAAGGCTTTGCGCAAAGGTGCCGTACCTGCACCCACGAAGAAAGAACCAAAGATCCATCGCGCCTTCTCCAGTCTAATTGACGGCACAGGGGCACAAAGCATTACGGTCGCCTTTCAAATTGGCGGCATGCGCAACGTCGCAGTGGTTCTGATAAAGCAGGGGTTTGGGATTAAGGACGCCTATGTGATCCCCTGTCAGAGCGCCACCGAACAGCGCCGCCTGATCGATATGATCGCCTCGCAAGTCGAAACACGTGACGTACCAGTCAGTTATGTTGCCAACGCAATTGGGCTTGGCCTGTCAGACGGCCTGCAGAACGGCCATCCGCCCGCAGCCGGGTTGGTAAATGTTGTCCAATCGCTTGGCTTTTCCGAACTTCGACCAGTCCCCGCGTCCATAGCAGACATTGTCGCTCTAGCGGATACAGAGGATCAGCTTCGCGAGATGTCCGCGCAAGCCAAGGGGCGCTTGATCACTGCAAGTGCCGATTGGGACAGTCAATTTCCCATGATTTCTGAAAGCTGGTACGAGGATAGTGACAGCGTCACTGACGCGATTGAGGGCGCGAAAACCTCTGTCGCCCTGAAACGCGCCATCTGGAAGGCATTCGAAGACCGGCGTGCCCATTGGAGCAGCGTGATCGCCCGCATGGGACATTTGCTTCATGCTTCCGCTGATGACAGAGCGATCCAGTTTGCCGCCGTTGCCAGGGCGCTTGACGAGGGACGGGACTTGAAGAAAACCCCAATAATGGAGACCATCTTTGGCTACTCTTTCCAGGTTTGGTTACATGAAAACGTGATCGGGGATGGTTCTCAAGATAGCAATGAATTCGCTCCGTTTGAAATAACCAGTGGCCCCGCACCAGCGGGCCTGAAAATGCCTGACTTGCAACCGGAGAAACCAGACGAACTCGGCAAGCTACTGAAACCTGCGGGGCTGACAGAATGGTGGGTCGACGGCTATTTGATGGGGGTATGCACGGCGCCCGAATTCGTGCCACCCGGATCATGGGCTCAGGTTTTGATGAATGTCATCGGGCCTGAAATCGATAACGACAAAAAGCTGGAACGAATACTCGAACTGTTGATGCTGCGCTACAACGGGGCGTTGACCATGCTCCGTACGCCAATAGGTGTAAGCCTGATCCCAGAACATGAACCGCTGATCTCGATTTGGGCAGACGGATACCTAACAGCTTGGGAGGGAAACAAAGTGTACTGGCCAGAGTCACGACTTGGCGGGCAAGACAAAACCTCCAGGATTCTGCTAGAAAGTGCAGCTGCTTGGCAGGGTGATATAGATAGCTTCAGAAAACACATCCCAAACTGGCTAAGGCAAAGGTTTGCAGCTCAGAAGGGAATATTGTGA
- a CDS encoding recombinase family protein — protein MPLIGYARVSTEDQTPLPQSQALKSAGCVEIHEERASGGDRARPVLTRVLERVGKGDTLVVVRIDRLARSLSHLLEVIERLESKGAFFRSIQDPIDTASPQGKFTLQVLGAAAEFERALIRERTKAGLASARMKGRVGGNPGLRARDPAALRKVRLARQDGYMERLNETAQDWVPHVRRLRPDLAWEDVVRIINSTLPEARRWTQSRLLRAVNAFVRDGFLPATVLDRAGPRARDDRLPAIVAGIKGADPDITLQTICTRLENMRERTPRGRTSWQPSSVKMLLERATKLGLV, from the coding sequence ATGCCGTTGATAGGGTATGCGCGTGTATCTACTGAGGATCAGACCCCCCTGCCCCAGTCGCAGGCGCTGAAATCAGCGGGCTGTGTCGAAATCCATGAGGAACGGGCTTCTGGCGGTGATCGTGCACGGCCTGTGCTGACGCGGGTGCTGGAGCGCGTTGGCAAGGGCGACACCCTGGTGGTGGTGCGCATCGACCGGCTGGCGCGGTCACTGTCGCATTTGCTGGAGGTGATTGAACGGCTGGAGAGTAAGGGCGCGTTCTTTCGGTCAATCCAGGACCCGATCGACACCGCATCCCCGCAGGGCAAGTTCACGCTGCAGGTGCTGGGCGCCGCGGCCGAGTTCGAACGCGCCCTGATCCGGGAGCGCACCAAGGCTGGGCTTGCCAGCGCGCGAATGAAGGGGCGGGTCGGCGGAAACCCTGGCCTGCGCGCGCGGGATCCCGCTGCGCTACGCAAGGTGCGGCTTGCACGACAGGACGGCTACATGGAACGCCTGAATGAAACCGCGCAGGACTGGGTGCCCCATGTGCGTCGGCTACGCCCCGATCTGGCTTGGGAGGATGTGGTGCGCATCATCAACAGCACCCTGCCCGAGGCCCGGCGCTGGACGCAAAGCCGTCTGCTGCGCGCTGTGAACGCCTTTGTCCGCGATGGCTTCCTCCCCGCGACCGTGCTTGATCGCGCGGGCCCGCGTGCACGAGATGACCGCCTGCCCGCCATCGTGGCGGGCATCAAGGGCGCGGATCCAGACATCACGCTTCAGACGATCTGCACCCGGCTGGAGAATATGCGTGAGCGCACACCACGTGGCCGGACAAGCTGGCAGCCATCATCAGTGAAAATGTTACTGGAGCGGGCCACGAAGCTTGGACTCGTCTAG
- the repA gene encoding plasmid partitioning protein RepA — MNGKAEFSDTKSIAASISANAARLSEALDHHMRNSFQPESRKKLRKFHPAEVSELTGISMSNLRTRHQEGDFPDVETDSRGRRLYSAIEIDQIRRVMARTGRNGEAYLPGRRDGDALQIFSIVNFKGGSSKTTTAIHLAQRYALRGYRVLAVDMDPQASLTTMFGYRPEIEFAESGTVYDALKYEDPIPMSQVVRKTYFHNLDLAPAGLLLSEYETETAYALQHKVDPPFTQRLAIALDEIEANYDLVIIDCPPQLGFTTMTALLASTGLLITVVPSMLDVASMAQFLEMAGETVRTLEQATGPIDWSFLKYLVARFEPTDVPQSQMAGFLRSILLDQVLNTPMLKSTAISDAGMTQQTIYELEPSQVVKKTLDRILESVNGVADEFEKTIQQAWGRRVE; from the coding sequence ATGAACGGCAAGGCAGAATTCTCTGATACGAAATCCATCGCGGCTTCCATTTCGGCCAACGCTGCGCGCCTTTCTGAAGCCCTAGATCACCATATGCGCAATAGCTTTCAACCGGAAAGCAGAAAAAAGCTACGCAAGTTCCACCCAGCCGAAGTTTCCGAGTTGACAGGCATCAGCATGTCAAACCTTAGAACGCGCCATCAAGAAGGCGACTTTCCCGATGTCGAAACGGACTCTCGAGGCAGGCGTCTTTATTCTGCAATAGAGATCGATCAAATCCGTCGAGTGATGGCGAGGACTGGTCGCAATGGTGAAGCATATTTGCCGGGTCGGCGCGATGGCGACGCTCTTCAGATATTTTCTATTGTAAATTTCAAAGGCGGGTCCAGTAAGACGACGACCGCCATTCACCTCGCTCAACGCTACGCTCTCAGAGGCTATCGCGTGTTGGCCGTCGACATGGACCCCCAAGCCAGTCTCACAACAATGTTCGGATACCGACCAGAGATTGAATTTGCTGAAAGCGGTACGGTTTATGATGCTCTCAAGTATGAAGATCCGATACCCATGAGTCAGGTGGTTCGCAAAACTTACTTTCACAACCTTGATCTTGCACCGGCGGGATTACTGTTGTCAGAGTACGAAACCGAAACGGCCTACGCGCTTCAGCACAAAGTCGATCCGCCCTTTACGCAACGTTTGGCAATTGCGCTCGATGAGATAGAGGCCAACTACGATTTGGTGATAATCGATTGCCCGCCCCAGTTGGGCTTCACCACAATGACGGCTCTACTTGCATCGACCGGTCTATTGATCACGGTCGTGCCGAGCATGCTGGACGTTGCATCAATGGCCCAATTTCTCGAGATGGCCGGCGAAACAGTCAGAACCTTAGAACAAGCGACCGGGCCTATAGACTGGTCGTTCCTTAAATATCTCGTCGCCAGATTCGAACCGACCGACGTTCCACAATCACAGATGGCCGGATTCCTGAGGTCAATTCTGCTCGACCAGGTTCTCAACACACCCATGCTAAAGTCCACCGCAATATCAGATGCTGGGATGACACAACAGACAATCTACGAATTGGAACCTAGCCAAGTGGTCAAGAAGACCTTGGACAGGATCCTTGAGAGCGTGAACGGCGTCGCTGACGAGTTCGAAAAAACAATTCAACAGGCTTGGGGGAGAAGGGTCGAGTAA
- the repB gene encoding plasmid partitioning protein RepB, with the protein MARRNLFQPPPPPSSADEVAAGELKPRFPNTGAMSGVKSTLKDLSSNAVREIPADLIEEDGPRDRLAFPDSDVASLAASIKEHGQQVPIMVRPLADKPGRYKIVYGRRRLRALQSIGLAARALVRTLSDEEAILAQGQENSHRLDPSFIEKALFAAQLSDNGYDQPVILDALAIDKPMLSRMTKVARTIPETVIHMIGSAHGVGRRRWEHLADKIKDSNADLVQIASDLGLDKIPTSDDRFARIVDAISRSDKAASPTKSSPHMIVSDDGKTFAEVKDSPRALTVKMSKVDTPEFTQWMLDNAEVELKGLYEAWKSDQKFG; encoded by the coding sequence ATGGCACGTAGAAACTTGTTCCAGCCCCCTCCCCCACCGAGCTCTGCCGACGAGGTGGCTGCAGGTGAATTGAAACCTCGGTTTCCTAACACCGGCGCTATGAGCGGGGTAAAATCAACCTTGAAAGACCTTTCCAGCAACGCCGTGCGGGAAATACCAGCTGATCTAATCGAAGAAGACGGGCCAAGAGATCGGCTTGCCTTTCCCGACTCCGATGTCGCCTCACTTGCGGCGAGCATCAAGGAACACGGACAACAGGTGCCAATTATGGTCCGTCCGCTCGCGGACAAGCCTGGCCGCTACAAGATTGTGTACGGCCGTCGCCGTCTGCGCGCCCTACAATCGATAGGACTGGCCGCCAGAGCACTTGTGCGCACGCTGTCAGACGAGGAGGCGATCCTGGCCCAAGGCCAGGAGAATTCGCATCGATTGGACCCAAGCTTCATCGAAAAGGCCTTATTTGCAGCGCAACTCAGCGACAATGGTTATGATCAACCAGTAATCCTCGACGCTCTCGCAATTGACAAGCCAATGCTATCGCGAATGACCAAGGTTGCCCGTACAATACCCGAGACCGTGATACATATGATCGGCTCGGCGCATGGTGTCGGACGTCGCCGCTGGGAGCACTTGGCAGACAAGATTAAAGACAGCAATGCTGACTTAGTTCAGATAGCCTCTGACCTGGGTTTGGATAAGATACCCACTTCAGATGACCGCTTTGCGCGCATCGTCGATGCCATTTCGAGGAGTGACAAAGCTGCAAGTCCCACAAAGTCATCGCCACACATGATCGTTTCAGACGACGGAAAGACGTTTGCGGAGGTCAAGGATAGCCCACGTGCTTTGACAGTGAAGATGTCGAAAGTTGACACCCCGGAATTCACTCAATGGATGCTAGACAACGCAGAAGTCGAGTTGAAGGGCCTCTATGAGGCATGGAAGTCAGACCAGAAGTTCGGCTGA
- the repC gene encoding plasmid replication protein RepC, with the protein MYQLLRNSQQQPNRLNDDLLPFHKKIGRSGPFPTGYRGKIMAFKQVSASMGERSESLLSADNHRPERHIVIDTLRQAAPLIGLKAPVIATLDVMLSCLPPTRQHNTVFASNATLAFRRNGISDRTIRRHAAILQELGLLERRDSANRKRFCRQNLAEGTALRFGFDLTPLFERFAELSKLAAQAAHENNQKSYLKAKIRAAANAILDAEPSNVDATAAIRSLRRSLSLEDCLNLLNSLDFEAIEAEQPCDKSSVQKEKMSGNDGQNVRHHHNSQKEHTDIESEQKSTAHPKDPKPFQISVLEILSACPEAAQFCVEPVKTMKDVVTHARTLAPMLGIDSRNYQDAQENLGIERAALTVWAIMQFHEKIRKVGAYFRSITSGKKSEGFHPEDLIRRLSRAEPQPA; encoded by the coding sequence ATGTACCAGCTTCTCCGTAACAGTCAACAACAACCAAATCGGTTGAACGATGATTTGTTGCCTTTTCACAAGAAAATCGGAAGATCTGGGCCTTTCCCGACAGGTTATCGTGGAAAAATAATGGCATTCAAGCAGGTATCCGCCTCCATGGGAGAGCGGTCAGAGAGTCTATTGTCCGCGGACAATCACCGCCCAGAGCGTCACATCGTCATCGACACACTGCGTCAGGCAGCCCCATTGATTGGTCTTAAGGCGCCAGTCATCGCGACACTAGATGTGATGCTATCGTGTCTCCCACCAACCAGGCAGCACAATACAGTCTTTGCGTCAAACGCTACGCTTGCGTTTCGCCGAAACGGAATATCAGACCGAACAATTAGGCGTCATGCCGCAATTCTCCAAGAACTCGGACTGCTTGAACGCCGCGACAGCGCCAACCGGAAGAGATTCTGCCGTCAAAACTTAGCCGAGGGCACGGCCCTTAGATTCGGGTTTGACCTTACTCCGTTGTTTGAGCGCTTCGCAGAACTTTCTAAGCTTGCTGCACAGGCCGCTCATGAAAACAATCAAAAGTCCTATCTGAAAGCAAAAATTCGAGCCGCGGCAAACGCTATACTGGACGCTGAACCGAGCAACGTAGACGCAACGGCAGCTATACGATCGCTCCGCAGAAGCCTTTCATTGGAGGATTGCCTCAATCTTCTAAACAGCCTCGACTTTGAAGCCATTGAAGCCGAGCAGCCTTGCGACAAAAGTAGCGTGCAAAAAGAAAAAATGTCCGGCAACGACGGCCAAAATGTCCGCCACCATCATAACTCACAAAAAGAACATACTGATATAGAAAGTGAGCAAAAATCAACCGCTCACCCAAAAGACCCCAAACCATTTCAAATTAGTGTTCTGGAGATACTAAGTGCATGTCCAGAGGCCGCACAGTTTTGTGTCGAGCCAGTGAAAACGATGAAAGACGTTGTAACACACGCTCGAACTCTAGCCCCAATGCTAGGGATCGACTCTAGAAACTACCAAGATGCACAGGAAAACTTGGGTATTGAAAGAGCTGCTCTTACCGTTTGGGCGATCATGCAGTTTCACGAAAAAATCCGAAAAGTAGGGGCGTACTTCCGTTCAATAACCTCTGGAAAAAAGAGCGAGGGCTTTCATCCTGAAGACCTCATACGCAGGCTCTCCAGAGCAGAACCACAACCAGCTTAA
- a CDS encoding WGR domain-containing protein — protein MFDTTAQLEVFPTDLQMRRIDVARNMRRFYRMSVQPDLFGGASLVREWGRIGYRGQMMTEPYADEGQAVTALMKLACVKKRRGYA, from the coding sequence ATGTTTGACACCACTGCCCAGCTCGAGGTGTTCCCGACCGACCTGCAGATGCGTCGGATAGATGTTGCGCGCAATATGCGCCGCTTCTATCGGATGAGCGTCCAGCCTGACTTGTTCGGTGGAGCCAGCCTTGTGCGCGAATGGGGCCGGATCGGATATCGCGGGCAGATGATGACCGAGCCCTATGCAGATGAAGGGCAGGCTGTGACCGCACTTATGAAGCTCGCATGCGTGAAAAAGCGGCGGGGATATGCGTGA